One Natronoarchaeum mannanilyticum genomic window carries:
- a CDS encoding DUF7504 family protein — protein sequence MAGREPKTPREDVVPGALDPGASVLVHDAGDDTPSGLCGDLAASADPTGDVLVVEFSPDPADCLDKLANHPSTGRKRLLAVGDHGDVRSSRGDVDVVSIDDPADLSSLGIEISGFLSDGGETILCFHSLTDLLDHSDLERAFRFLHVLAGRVRAADAVAHFHIDPTAHEPRDLNTLAALFDGVVERFDGEWIVRTTE from the coding sequence ATGGCCGGACGCGAACCGAAGACGCCCCGCGAGGACGTCGTTCCCGGAGCGCTCGACCCCGGAGCGAGCGTTCTGGTCCACGACGCGGGCGACGACACGCCGTCGGGACTCTGCGGAGACCTCGCCGCGAGCGCGGACCCGACCGGTGACGTGCTCGTCGTCGAGTTCTCCCCCGATCCCGCCGACTGTCTGGACAAGCTCGCGAACCACCCCTCGACGGGACGAAAACGCCTCCTCGCGGTCGGCGACCACGGCGACGTTCGCTCGTCGCGGGGCGACGTCGACGTCGTCTCGATCGACGATCCCGCGGACCTCTCCTCGCTGGGCATCGAGATCAGCGGCTTTCTGTCGGACGGCGGCGAGACGATCCTGTGTTTTCACTCGCTGACCGACCTGTTAGACCACTCGGATCTCGAACGCGCGTTCCGCTTTCTCCACGTGCTCGCGGGCCGCGTCCGCGCGGCCGACGCCGTCGCGCACTTCCACATCGATCCCACCGCCCACGAGCCGCGGGACCTCAACACGCTCGCGGCGCTGTTCGACGGCGTCGTCGAGCGGTTCGACGGGGAGTGGATCGTCCGGACGACCGAATAG
- the mptA gene encoding GTP cyclohydrolase MptA, whose product MSEQLPDVQATSPDVAVGLNRVGVTGVEKLVKIARPEKRPIVLMAEFEVFVDLPSWRKGADMSRNMEVIDETLEAATREEVHRVEDVCGEAAERLLDKHDYTSEAIVSMEAELVQREQTPASDRETQSTVDIQAKATATDEGTREEIGATVTGMTVCPCSQGMSEARARQKLEQLGIEDETIEEFLDEVPQPGHSQRGHATLTVESDGAPDVDLTNLIDVARDSMSARIYNLAKRPDEDHMTYQSHADAKFVEDCVRAMADGVVDQFDQLPDDAVVTMKQSNDESIHQHNAHAERRVEMEQLREEVQS is encoded by the coding sequence ATGAGTGAGCAACTGCCGGACGTACAGGCGACCAGCCCCGACGTGGCGGTGGGGCTGAACCGCGTGGGAGTCACCGGCGTCGAGAAGCTCGTGAAGATCGCCCGGCCCGAGAAGCGTCCGATCGTGCTGATGGCCGAGTTCGAGGTGTTCGTCGACCTGCCCTCCTGGCGCAAGGGCGCCGACATGAGCCGCAACATGGAGGTCATCGACGAAACCCTCGAAGCCGCCACGCGCGAGGAGGTCCACCGCGTCGAGGACGTCTGCGGCGAGGCCGCCGAACGGCTGCTCGACAAGCACGACTACACCAGCGAGGCGATCGTCTCGATGGAGGCCGAACTCGTCCAGCGCGAGCAGACGCCCGCCTCCGACCGGGAAACCCAGAGCACCGTCGACATCCAGGCCAAGGCGACGGCGACGGACGAAGGCACCCGCGAGGAGATCGGCGCCACCGTGACCGGCATGACCGTCTGTCCGTGCTCACAGGGGATGTCGGAAGCCCGGGCGCGCCAGAAGCTCGAACAGCTCGGCATCGAGGACGAGACGATCGAGGAGTTCCTCGACGAGGTTCCCCAGCCCGGCCACTCCCAGCGAGGCCACGCCACGCTGACCGTCGAGAGCGACGGCGCACCCGACGTCGATCTCACCAATCTGATCGACGTCGCCCGCGACTCGATGAGCGCCCGGATCTACAACCTCGCCAAGCGTCCCGACGAGGACCACATGACCTACCAGTCCCACGCCGACGCCAAGTTCGTCGAGGACTGCGTCCGCGCGATGGCCGACGGCGTCGTCGACCAGTTCGACCAGCTGCCCGACGATGCCGTCGTCACGATGAAACAGTCCAACGACGAGTCCATCCACCAGCACAACGCTCACGCCGAGCGACGCGTCGAGATGGAGCAGCTGCGGGAGGAAGTACAGAGCTGA
- a CDS encoding DUF255 domain-containing protein, translated as MDESAERTRVEWHEWGPEPFEIADRAGKPVLLSLSATWCSWCHEMDEETYSEPRIAANVNDGFVPVRVDVDRHPRVRERYNMGGFPSTVFLTPEGEQLTGAGYLGPDGMRQVITSVRKMWDGKGAEAGRVPRSLQGEATPAGELTPRIEEQLLGALHETYDEQAGGWGADAKFPMPRTIEFALKREREQALRTLDAVGANLLDDYAGGFYRYAAGGDWSEPHYEKMLDTNAALVRAFANAYLYTGREEYRQPAADTIEYLTTTLWTGDAFAGSQSAGPGAEFYAREPTDREAADEPPVDPTPFADRNALAVDALLTYHAYTDDDAARQYAERALDYLAETLIDDGEVVHFRDPEDADEVGEALLLADHARTVAALTTAREVLGADALDGRAIELAERVADAAIDELHDEGSFRDGPANGEGLLDRPLRPLDGNVEMTDALLDLAVLTGEDRYRDVARETIEAFAGAWDRFGPQVAGYGSAASRLLNGTLVIRVGDDAGSDLHRAALRMGDHEKVVVPEAEGVEDGTAAASIVTGDERSSSSPRSQAREDAAATAEPAETPEQLEARVSDLIDERSEAN; from the coding sequence ATGGACGAGAGCGCCGAGCGGACCCGCGTCGAGTGGCACGAGTGGGGTCCAGAGCCGTTCGAGATCGCAGATCGAGCCGGAAAGCCAGTGTTGCTGTCGCTGTCGGCGACGTGGTGCTCGTGGTGCCACGAGATGGACGAGGAGACGTACAGCGAGCCTCGAATCGCCGCTAACGTCAACGACGGGTTCGTCCCGGTGCGCGTCGACGTCGACCGCCACCCCCGCGTGCGCGAGCGCTACAACATGGGCGGGTTCCCCTCGACGGTGTTCCTGACGCCGGAGGGCGAGCAGCTCACCGGCGCGGGCTATCTGGGCCCCGACGGGATGCGCCAAGTGATCACGAGCGTGCGGAAGATGTGGGACGGCAAGGGCGCGGAAGCCGGACGCGTCCCCAGGAGCCTCCAGGGCGAGGCCACGCCGGCGGGCGAGCTCACCCCGAGGATCGAGGAGCAGCTCCTGGGTGCGCTTCACGAAACGTACGACGAGCAGGCCGGCGGCTGGGGCGCCGACGCCAAGTTCCCGATGCCCCGGACGATCGAGTTCGCGCTCAAGCGCGAGCGCGAGCAGGCGCTGCGGACGCTCGACGCCGTCGGCGCGAACCTGCTCGACGACTACGCGGGCGGGTTCTACCGCTACGCCGCCGGCGGGGACTGGAGCGAGCCCCACTACGAGAAGATGCTCGACACGAACGCCGCACTCGTGCGAGCGTTCGCCAACGCTTACCTCTACACCGGGCGCGAGGAGTACCGCCAGCCAGCCGCGGACACGATCGAGTACCTCACCACGACGCTGTGGACCGGCGACGCGTTCGCCGGGAGCCAGTCCGCCGGCCCCGGCGCCGAGTTCTACGCGCGCGAGCCGACCGACCGCGAGGCCGCCGACGAGCCGCCGGTCGACCCGACGCCCTTCGCCGACCGAAACGCGCTGGCGGTCGACGCCTTGCTGACGTATCACGCCTACACCGACGACGACGCCGCCCGTCAGTACGCCGAGCGAGCGCTCGACTACCTCGCGGAGACCCTGATCGACGACGGCGAAGTCGTCCACTTCCGCGACCCCGAGGACGCCGACGAGGTCGGCGAGGCGCTCCTCCTCGCGGATCACGCTCGCACGGTCGCCGCGCTGACGACCGCCCGCGAGGTGCTGGGTGCCGACGCGCTGGACGGCCGAGCGATCGAACTCGCCGAGCGCGTCGCCGACGCCGCGATCGACGAGCTCCACGACGAGGGCTCGTTCCGCGACGGCCCCGCGAACGGCGAGGGGCTGCTCGACCGGCCGCTCCGACCGCTCGACGGCAACGTCGAAATGACCGACGCGCTGCTGGACCTCGCAGTTCTCACTGGCGAGGACCGCTACCGCGACGTCGCCCGCGAGACGATCGAGGCGTTCGCGGGCGCGTGGGACCGCTTCGGCCCGCAGGTCGCCGGCTACGGCTCGGCGGCCTCGCGGCTGCTCAACGGAACCTTGGTGATCCGCGTCGGCGACGACGCCGGCTCGGATCTCCACCGCGCCGCGCTCCGGATGGGCGACCACGAGAAGGTCGTCGTTCCCGAGGCCGAGGGCGTCGAGGACGGTACCGCCGCGGCGTCGATCGTGACGGGTGACGAACGGAGTTCGTCGAGCCCTCGCTCGCAGGCTCGCGAGGACGCCGCGGCGACAGCCGAACCGGCCGAGACGCCCGAGCAGCTCGAAGCGCGAGTCAGCGATCTGATCGACGAGCGGTCCGAAGCAAACTGA
- a CDS encoding ArsR family transcriptional regulator gives MKLRQPTDFLILEALHAYGRNVAPNLAQITGKSRKNVNNRLPVLDDYGLVRKIGPAERSGLYEVTDRGRVALRCRDEYDTSPDFEALIERRLETQSGAQTGEALARGGEDAADADAADENSE, from the coding sequence GTGAAACTCCGTCAACCAACAGATTTCCTGATTCTCGAAGCGCTGCACGCGTACGGGCGAAACGTCGCACCGAACCTCGCCCAGATCACCGGAAAGAGCCGGAAGAACGTCAACAATCGTCTCCCGGTGCTCGACGACTACGGACTGGTCCGCAAGATCGGGCCGGCCGAGCGCTCGGGACTGTACGAGGTCACCGACCGCGGGCGCGTCGCGCTGCGCTGTCGGGACGAGTACGACACGTCGCCGGACTTCGAGGCCCTGATCGAACGGCGTCTCGAAACGCAGAGTGGAGCCCAGACGGGCGAGGCGCTGGCCCGCGGCGGCGAGGATGCCGCCGACGCCGACGCAGCCGACGAGAACTCCGAGTAA
- a CDS encoding TrmB family transcriptional regulator, with protein MASLRDLGLSEYEARAYRALLNTGPTTAKELSRASDVPMGRIYDVLNSIEQYNLVRSQTASRPKKYVAVEPATALDRLLDDKKRELEEKADQYEEIVDDLSDELDAADPVEEQFWTAAVGAEETADLLVERLSAADERIVFVASDQTSLFELDEIGDLVAEQFEEAIDRGVDVKVLLTPGLVDSLPESVGRRHRQTLSPSENYEVRVSPDVTGTFNLLDGVEVCVQVPHPLAADEAFAMIDLKDPEFAADVHDEFVPRWRAAETLSF; from the coding sequence ATGGCAAGTCTGCGGGACCTCGGGCTGTCCGAGTACGAAGCGCGCGCGTATCGCGCGCTACTGAACACCGGTCCCACAACCGCCAAAGAGTTGTCCCGGGCCAGCGACGTGCCCATGGGGCGGATCTACGACGTTCTCAATAGCATCGAGCAGTACAACCTCGTCCGCAGCCAGACCGCGAGCCGGCCCAAGAAGTACGTCGCGGTCGAGCCCGCGACCGCGCTGGATCGGCTGCTCGACGACAAGAAACGGGAGCTCGAGGAGAAGGCCGACCAGTACGAGGAGATCGTCGACGATCTCTCGGACGAACTGGACGCCGCTGACCCGGTCGAGGAGCAGTTCTGGACCGCGGCGGTCGGCGCCGAGGAGACCGCCGACCTGCTCGTCGAGCGACTCTCGGCGGCCGACGAGCGGATCGTCTTCGTCGCCTCGGACCAGACCTCGCTGTTCGAACTCGACGAGATCGGCGACCTCGTCGCCGAGCAGTTCGAGGAGGCGATCGACCGCGGCGTCGACGTCAAGGTACTGCTGACGCCCGGACTGGTCGACTCGCTGCCCGAGAGCGTCGGTCGACGCCACCGGCAGACGCTCTCGCCCTCCGAGAACTACGAGGTTCGGGTCAGCCCCGACGTGACGGGGACGTTCAACCTGTTAGACGGCGTCGAAGTCTGCGTTCAGGTGCCCCACCCGCTGGCGGCCGACGAGGCGTTCGCGATGATCGATCTCAAAGATCCCGAGTTCGCCGCCGACGTCCACGACGAGTTCGTCCCGCGCTGGCGGGCGGCCGAGACGCTGTCGTTTTAG
- a CDS encoding 30S ribosomal protein S4, with translation MPLGSKTKAYETPNHPFQGERISSEHDLVGRYGLRNKEELWRAQSELRSYRREARKLLGRAQGDAEAAGREGEEFLARLKRYGILNDTDGLDDILSLEINDVLERRLQTVAYRRGLANTPQQARQFIVHGHVVVGDRRVSVPSYKVEVDEEETVEFDETSPLADELHPERAEEQ, from the coding sequence ATGCCGCTCGGTAGCAAGACGAAGGCCTACGAGACGCCGAACCATCCCTTCCAGGGCGAGCGCATTTCGTCCGAACACGATCTGGTCGGCCGCTACGGCCTCCGGAACAAGGAAGAGCTCTGGCGCGCCCAGTCCGAGCTTCGCAGCTACCGCCGCGAGGCCCGGAAACTGCTCGGTCGCGCGCAGGGCGACGCCGAGGCCGCCGGCCGCGAGGGCGAGGAGTTCCTCGCGCGCCTCAAGCGCTACGGCATCCTGAACGACACCGACGGGCTCGACGACATCCTGTCCCTGGAGATCAACGACGTGCTCGAGCGTCGCCTCCAGACGGTCGCCTACCGACGCGGACTGGCGAACACGCCGCAGCAGGCGCGCCAGTTCATCGTCCACGGGCACGTCGTCGTCGGCGACCGACGCGTGTCGGTCCCCTCCTACAAGGTCGAGGTCGACGAGGAGGAGACCGTCGAGTTCGACGAGACCAGCCCGCTGGCTGACGAACTCCACCCCGAACGAGCGGAGGAGCAATAA
- a CDS encoding PAS domain-containing sensor histidine kinase, giving the protein MTENVSTNRRSAARDGGSRGEPRRIAVASGIDDADRIAAMAPDECAVSLGSPGCIDGVDLWIADDSALESLEDLPPSGDGVDPSILFVVDDEQLPDDCWSTIDDVVRRPLRPSVVRRRIENVLGVPGPDAAASTAPATERVGIDCVSQPVVTARIEDGERLVCGVNPAFEELFGYDADAVVGERLSEWVVPVDDRSAAAELVEQVDRGTPVERIVTRRTATGRRDVALKMLPAAGGPVDAFVCYDDVTDERCRKQQVTVLNRVLRHNIRNGMNVILGNAELLAGRVDDPTTLEAVRSIEDAAEDLVELGETAGSLQTAWDGTERGVLDAVRLVERVRTNLRSDSSTSGIRVEAPESCPVLADAHLETAVRELCENALRYAGEDAPVVVRVDRRSAWTEITVCDRGPGLPEAERAVLRGDDETPLEHGSGLGLWIVNWIVTSLGGEIAVADREPNGTAVTLSLPSGPRPADRPPAEVTR; this is encoded by the coding sequence GTGACTGAAAACGTCTCGACGAACAGACGGTCGGCGGCGCGCGACGGCGGATCCCGGGGCGAACCGAGGCGTATCGCCGTCGCCAGCGGCATCGACGACGCCGATCGGATCGCCGCGATGGCGCCCGACGAGTGTGCGGTTTCGCTGGGATCGCCCGGCTGTATCGACGGCGTCGATCTGTGGATCGCGGACGACTCCGCGCTCGAATCGCTCGAAGACTTGCCCCCGAGCGGGGACGGCGTCGACCCGTCGATCCTGTTCGTCGTCGACGACGAACAGCTCCCCGACGACTGCTGGTCGACGATCGACGACGTGGTCCGGCGGCCGCTCCGACCGTCGGTGGTTCGCCGGCGCATCGAAAACGTGCTCGGCGTTCCGGGCCCGGACGCCGCGGCGTCGACCGCTCCCGCGACCGAGCGGGTCGGGATCGACTGCGTCTCCCAGCCCGTCGTGACGGCGCGCATCGAGGACGGCGAGCGCCTCGTCTGCGGGGTCAACCCCGCCTTCGAGGAGCTGTTCGGTTACGACGCCGACGCCGTCGTCGGAGAGCGGCTCTCGGAGTGGGTCGTTCCGGTCGACGACCGGTCGGCCGCCGCGGAGCTGGTCGAGCAGGTCGATCGCGGTACCCCGGTCGAGCGGATCGTCACGCGTCGGACGGCGACCGGTCGTCGCGACGTGGCGCTCAAGATGCTCCCGGCGGCCGGCGGCCCTGTCGACGCGTTCGTCTGTTACGACGACGTCACCGACGAGCGGTGCCGAAAACAGCAGGTGACGGTCCTCAACCGCGTCCTGCGGCACAACATCCGCAACGGGATGAACGTGATCCTCGGTAACGCAGAGCTGCTGGCCGGGCGGGTCGACGACCCGACGACGCTCGAAGCGGTGCGCTCGATCGAAGACGCGGCCGAGGATCTCGTCGAACTCGGCGAGACCGCCGGCTCTCTCCAGACGGCCTGGGACGGAACGGAGCGCGGCGTCCTCGACGCCGTCCGACTCGTCGAGCGCGTCCGAACGAACCTTCGCTCCGACTCGTCGACGTCCGGAATCCGCGTCGAGGCGCCCGAGAGCTGTCCGGTGCTCGCGGACGCGCACCTGGAGACGGCCGTCCGCGAACTCTGCGAAAACGCGCTTCGCTACGCGGGAGAGGACGCTCCAGTCGTCGTTCGTGTCGACCGGCGGAGCGCTTGGACGGAGATCACCGTTTGCGACCGCGGTCCGGGGCTCCCGGAAGCCGAGCGGGCGGTGCTTCGGGGCGACGACGAGACGCCGCTCGAGCACGGGAGCGGGCTGGGCCTGTGGATCGTCAACTGGATCGTCACCAGTCTGGGCGGCGAGATCGCCGTCGCCGACCGGGAACCGAACGGGACCGCGGTGACGCTGTCCCTGCCGTCGGGCCCCCGTCCGGCCGATCGGCCCCCCGCCGAGGTCACCCGCTGA
- a CDS encoding 30S ribosomal protein S11 codes for MAENEGDKWGVAHVHASFNNTLITVTDQTGAETIAKSSGGAVVKQNRDEASPYAAMQMAETVAEEVLAAGIEGVHVRVRGPGGNLQKSPGPGAQATIRALARAGLEIGRIEDVTPIPHDGSRAPKGKSGY; via the coding sequence ATGGCAGAAAACGAGGGAGACAAGTGGGGCGTAGCCCACGTGCACGCATCGTTCAACAACACGCTCATCACGGTCACCGACCAGACCGGCGCCGAGACGATCGCCAAGTCGTCCGGCGGCGCCGTGGTCAAGCAGAACCGTGACGAGGCATCGCCGTACGCGGCGATGCAGATGGCCGAGACCGTCGCCGAGGAAGTGCTGGCGGCCGGCATCGAGGGCGTCCACGTCCGCGTTCGCGGACCGGGCGGGAACCTCCAGAAGAGCCCCGGCCCCGGCGCACAGGCGACGATCCGCGCGCTGGCCCGCGCCGGCCTCGAGATCGGTCGCATCGAGGACGTGACGCCGATCCCCCACGACGGCTCTCGCGCACCCAAAGGAAAGAGCGGATACTAA
- a CDS encoding succinylglutamate desuccinylase/aspartoacylase family protein, with product MPSGVEVATTVHRYDGAEAGPTVYVQAAQHGREINGSEVLRRIHDRLRRDALAGTVIAVPVANPLTFDRVSYTAPAALDSVNPNMNRVWPGDPSGSLHQRMAARLWEYAGDADAIVDLHTGSPDMLPHVVYAEGDADARSLAAAFGTDLLLAEPAGDDAPDEWRARGFDGKLRVAAAREGITAITPELAHNKQLVDPAIETGVTGLLNALRHLNVLPGDVEDNGTPRRARNHLGSVDAEASGLFRVTGEFAVGDRISEGTTIGTVYDPATYESLQTVRAGQDGILYALTREATVTAGDRLAGIALVDG from the coding sequence TTGCCCTCGGGCGTCGAGGTCGCGACGACCGTCCACCGCTACGACGGCGCCGAAGCGGGACCGACGGTGTACGTGCAGGCGGCCCAGCACGGCCGGGAGATCAACGGCTCGGAGGTACTCCGTCGAATCCACGATCGACTCCGTCGCGACGCGCTCGCGGGGACGGTGATCGCGGTACCCGTCGCGAACCCGCTGACGTTCGATCGCGTCTCCTACACCGCTCCGGCGGCGCTCGACAGCGTCAACCCGAACATGAACCGCGTCTGGCCGGGCGACCCCTCGGGATCGCTCCACCAGCGGATGGCCGCCCGGCTCTGGGAGTACGCCGGCGACGCCGACGCGATCGTCGATCTGCACACCGGCAGCCCGGACATGCTTCCGCACGTCGTCTACGCCGAGGGCGACGCCGACGCGCGCTCGCTCGCCGCCGCGTTCGGGACCGACCTGCTGCTCGCGGAACCGGCGGGCGACGACGCGCCCGACGAGTGGCGTGCTCGCGGCTTCGACGGCAAGCTCCGCGTCGCGGCGGCCCGCGAGGGGATCACCGCGATCACGCCGGAACTGGCCCACAACAAGCAGCTCGTCGATCCCGCCATCGAAACCGGGGTGACCGGCCTGCTGAACGCGCTCCGGCACCTGAACGTGCTCCCGGGCGACGTCGAGGACAACGGGACGCCTCGCCGGGCGCGCAACCACCTCGGGAGCGTCGACGCCGAGGCCTCGGGGCTGTTCCGGGTGACCGGCGAGTTCGCCGTCGGCGATCGGATCTCCGAGGGGACGACGATCGGGACGGTGTACGACCCGGCGACCTACGAGTCGCTCCAGACTGTCCGGGCCGGCCAGGACGGTATCCTGTACGCGCTCACGCGCGAGGCGACCGTGACGGCGGGCGACCGGCTCGCGGGGATCGCGCTGGTCGACGGTTAG
- a CDS encoding NAD(+)/NADH kinase, producing MNVGIVGQKGNEQAASLAGEIAATIGDDGVEVRLDEATAAALDRPGVDVSAMADCDLVVSIGGDGTFLYAARGAGTTPIMGVNLGEVGFLNAVAPVDAVDAVTAEVDHVRETGEVRFRELPRLRASNDDWTLEPAINEVVVQGPQRGHGNGAELTVRVDGSTYSTGHADGVLVATPTGSTAYNLSEDGPLVHPEVPAIVVTEMCGAESMPSLAVDVDADVEIELTDAPSGYVISDGRTRREIDSGTTVAVTAAEEPVRIAGPRANFFEALAKLQ from the coding sequence ATGAACGTCGGGATCGTCGGGCAGAAAGGCAACGAGCAGGCCGCCTCGCTGGCCGGCGAGATCGCGGCCACGATCGGGGACGACGGCGTCGAAGTGCGCCTCGACGAGGCCACGGCGGCGGCGCTCGATCGGCCGGGCGTCGACGTGTCTGCGATGGCCGACTGCGATCTCGTGGTGTCGATCGGCGGCGACGGGACTTTCCTGTACGCCGCGCGGGGCGCCGGGACGACGCCGATCATGGGCGTCAACCTCGGCGAGGTCGGCTTTCTCAACGCGGTCGCGCCGGTCGACGCCGTCGACGCCGTCACCGCCGAGGTGGATCACGTCCGCGAGACCGGCGAGGTGCGCTTCCGGGAACTCCCCCGCCTGCGGGCGAGCAACGACGACTGGACCCTGGAGCCGGCGATCAACGAGGTCGTCGTGCAGGGCCCCCAGCGCGGCCACGGCAACGGCGCCGAGCTCACGGTGCGCGTCGACGGGTCGACCTACTCGACGGGCCACGCCGACGGCGTGCTCGTCGCGACGCCGACCGGCTCGACGGCCTACAATCTCAGCGAGGACGGGCCGCTGGTCCATCCCGAAGTGCCGGCGATCGTCGTCACCGAGATGTGCGGCGCCGAGTCGATGCCGTCGCTCGCGGTCGACGTCGACGCCGACGTCGAGATCGAACTAACCGACGCGCCGAGCGGGTACGTCATCAGCGACGGACGCACCAGGCGGGAGATCGACTCCGGGACGACCGTCGCGGTCACGGCCGCCGAGGAGCCGGTGCGGATCGCCGGCCCGCGGGCGAACTTCTTCGAGGCGCTCGCGAAGCTGCAGTGA
- a CDS encoding DUF7503 family protein, translating to MSNGNGSQMASFLKNHPRLAGVLFAALVALTQVGSASAAIAMTID from the coding sequence ATGTCCAACGGCAATGGAAGTCAGATGGCGTCGTTCCTCAAGAACCACCCGCGGCTGGCCGGCGTGCTGTTCGCTGCGCTGGTGGCGCTAACGCAAGTCGGGAGTGCTTCGGCGGCGATCGCGATGACGATCGATTAA
- a CDS encoding 30S ribosomal protein S13, whose amino-acid sequence MSAEQPDEPEDDEDLRYFVRIGQTDLDGTKAVERSLIEMKGIGRRTARIIAEKADVDRTATLGRLEEDEIDRVVSKVEEYADEVPEWLTNRQKDFFSGETSHKVGNDLQMKRRHDINRMKMIDSYKGTRHKRGQKVRGQRTKSTGRTEGTIGVNVEEIREEQAEEEAAAGGDEDEGGEE is encoded by the coding sequence ATGAGTGCAGAACAACCAGACGAACCCGAAGACGACGAGGACCTTCGGTACTTCGTCCGCATCGGGCAGACCGACCTCGATGGGACGAAAGCCGTCGAGCGGTCGCTCATCGAGATGAAAGGCATCGGCCGGCGAACGGCCCGAATTATCGCGGAGAAGGCGGACGTCGACCGCACCGCGACCCTCGGTCGCCTTGAGGAGGACGAGATCGATCGCGTCGTCTCCAAGGTCGAGGAGTACGCCGACGAGGTTCCCGAGTGGCTCACCAACCGCCAGAAGGACTTCTTCTCCGGCGAGACGTCCCACAAGGTCGGCAACGACCTGCAGATGAAGCGGCGTCACGACATCAACCGGATGAAGATGATCGACTCCTACAAGGGCACGCGCCACAAGCGCGGCCAGAAGGTGCGCGGTCAGCGGACCAAGTCCACCGGTCGTACGGAGGGCACCATCGGCGTCAACGTCGAGGAGATCCGCGAAGAGCAGGCCGAGGAAGAGGCAGCGGCGGGCGGCGACGAGGACGAGGGAGGTGAAGAATAA
- a CDS encoding KaiC domain-containing protein encodes MADDERSEFDAAFDDLPEPDDDATFDDLPEPGEDDEFDGGRTTDADSADADAEPADADAQSASSPDSQARRDADAGRPDSEAPDADAGRPASEVSGADTPTDEREPSDDQGDDGGLFDTDFASALGDAPDLPGESDKGSPGGGPSGSGQSGGFGSGSSGFGGGGSGEFGGGGGEFDMATDDAGALGDLDDVGAPGAGSDFEQQDEAHESEIPRIELGVEGLDAMIQGGVPERSLMVAIGSAGTGKTTLGLQFLERGLEQGERAVYITLEESRSRVIRSATEKGFAYDEYAADGQLAVVDIDPVEMANSLQSIRSELPRLIRDFGASRLVLDSVSLLEMMYDDRAVRRNEIYDFTRSLKDAGVTTLLTSEASEDSAFASRHGIVEYLTDAVFVLQYVRPSDFRETRLAIEIQKIRDANHSRETKPYEITNEGINVYRQANIF; translated from the coding sequence ATCGCCGACGACGAGCGAAGCGAGTTCGACGCCGCGTTCGACGATCTCCCGGAGCCGGACGACGACGCGACGTTCGACGACCTGCCGGAACCCGGCGAGGACGACGAGTTCGATGGAGGCCGGACGACGGACGCGGACTCGGCGGACGCCGATGCCGAGCCGGCGGACGCCGACGCGCAGAGCGCTTCGAGCCCCGACTCGCAGGCTCGTCGGGACGCAGACGCGGGGCGTCCAGATTCCGAGGCCCCGGACGCCGACGCGGGGCGGCCGGCTTCCGAGGTCTCGGGCGCCGACACGCCCACGGACGAGCGTGAACCGAGCGACGATCAGGGAGACGACGGCGGCCTCTTCGACACCGACTTCGCGTCGGCGCTCGGCGACGCGCCGGATCTGCCCGGCGAGTCCGACAAGGGATCACCCGGGGGCGGACCATCAGGTAGCGGACAGTCCGGCGGCTTCGGGAGCGGTAGTAGCGGCTTCGGCGGCGGCGGTAGTGGCGAGTTCGGCGGCGGTGGCGGCGAGTTCGACATGGCGACCGACGACGCTGGCGCGCTGGGCGACCTCGACGACGTGGGGGCGCCCGGCGCCGGCTCGGACTTCGAGCAGCAGGACGAGGCCCACGAGTCGGAGATCCCGCGGATCGAACTCGGCGTCGAGGGGCTCGACGCGATGATTCAGGGGGGCGTCCCCGAGCGGTCGCTGATGGTCGCGATCGGCAGCGCCGGCACCGGGAAGACGACGCTCGGGCTCCAGTTCCTCGAGCGGGGCCTCGAACAGGGCGAGCGAGCGGTGTACATCACCTTAGAGGAGTCCCGCAGTCGGGTGATCCGCAGCGCGACCGAGAAGGGGTTCGCCTACGACGAGTACGCCGCGGACGGCCAGCTCGCCGTCGTCGACATCGATCCCGTCGAGATGGCAAACAGCCTCCAGAGCATCCGCAGCGAGCTGCCGCGGCTGATCCGCGACTTCGGCGCCTCGCGGCTGGTGCTGGACTCGGTGTCGCTCCTGGAGATGATGTACGACGACCGCGCGGTGCGGCGCAACGAGATCTACGACTTCACGCGGAGCCTCAAGGACGCCGGCGTCACGACGCTGCTGACCAGCGAGGCCAGCGAGGACTCGGCGTTCGCGTCCCGGCACGGCATCGTCGAGTACCTGACCGACGCCGTGTTCGTCCTCCAGTACGTCCGACCCTCGGATTTCAGGGAGACGCGGCTGGCCATCGAGATCCAGAAGATCCGCGACGCGAACCACTCCCGCGAGACCAAGCCCTACGAGATCACCAACGAGGGGATCAACGTCTACCGGCAGGCGAACATTTTCTAA